ttgttttaaaatggttagaattgaaatccatagtcatatgcttaaaattacgtgcaaagttttgtttttaaggttctttaagctcttttggcagttactcgcttaaagtattTCATACGTGGTTTGTTGAGCGTGAAATATAAAAgacaacactaattagtgtctatttttgtttttaaataattagaaatgaaaacaatagtcatatgcttgaagttacatGCAacgttgtgtttttaaggttctaaacttttttggcactaacactcttaaagtcgttcaaactatGTATGTTTGACATGATATTTTGCCAACAATacttttaggtatatattattgttttgaaataattagaattgaaaacattagtcatgtgtttgaaattacgtgcgaagttgcgtttttaagggtttctaagcttttttcgcacttcaTCGTttaactagttcaaacttggtttgttttgcattaaacttggcatacaacactaattagtatatatcatttttttgaaatggttagaattgaaaaactagtcatatgcttgaaattacgtgcaaagttgcgttttttatgtttttgtagcgtttttggcacttactcgcttaaagtagttaattcaaacttggtttgtttggcatgaaacttggcacacaaactttttggtatatattattgttttgaaatggttagaattgaaaacaatagtcataggctctaaattacgtgcgaatttacatttttaaagtttttactgcttttttggcacttgcttgaagtagttcaaacctaatttgtttggcatgaaatttgacacaacactattttctatatgttattgttttaaaatggttagaatttaaaaccatagtcatatgcttgaaattacatgcgaaattttattttcaaggttctttaagcttttttggcacttactcgcataaagtatttcataCGTGGTTTGTTGAGCATGAAATATGGAAGACAATACtaattattgtatatttttgttttgaaatagttagaattgaaaacaatagtatgcttgaatttacatgcaacgttgcgtttttaaagtttttttttaaaaatttttttgcaCTAACactcttaaagtcgttcaaacttggtttgtttcacatgAAATTTTGGAAaccatactatttggtatatattattgtttttaaatggttagaattaaaaacattagtcatgtgtttgaaattacgtgcgaagttgctttttaaggttttttaagcttttatggcacttcaTCGTttaactagttcaaacttggtttgtttgccataaaacttggcacacaacacaatctagtatatattatttttttgaaatggttagaattgaaaaaatagtcatatatgctttatattacgtgcaaagtttcgattttaaagtttttaaagcgtttttggcacttactcacttaaagtagtttattcaaactttgtttgtttagcatgaaacttggcacacaacactagttagtatatattattgttttgaaatggttagaattgaaaacaatagtcataagcttgaaattacgtgctatgttgcatttTTTAACCTTTTAAAATGTTTTGGTATTAACACCCTTAAAGTCGTTTGAATTTGGTTTATttggtatgaaacttggcacacaacactaattaacatatattattgtctttaaatggttagagttttgaaaaaatagtcatatgcttgatattatatGTGAAGttcgtttttaaggatttttaaacttttatgaCACTAACATCAATCTAttatctcttagtgctttcgacaagataatggtattgattgcggctagtataatcataaatttatggacgatatcttacaagtCGTCAAGAATGTTGGGGTAGGAAATATTGATgcggtatgtattttatattcgTAAATTATAATGTATATGATTAATATTCTGAAAAATctaatgtattatatatatatatatatatatatatatatatatatatatatatatatatatatatatatatatatatatatatatatatatatatatatatatatatatatatatatatatatatatatatatatatatatatatatatatatatatatatatatatatatatatatatatataatacattagatttttcataatattaattatatacatTATAATTTACGAACATAAAATACATACCGCATCAATACTTCCTACTCCAACATTCTTGACGACttgtaagatatatatatatatatatatatatatatatatatatatatatatatatatatatatatatatatatatatatatatatatatatatatatatatatatatatatatatatatatatatataatatatatgtatatatatatatataagatatatatatatatatatatatatatatatatatatatatatatatatatatatatatatatatatatgtatatatatatatatatatatatatatatatatatatatacatatatatatatatatatatacatatatatatatatatatatatatatatatatatatatatacatatatatatatatatatgtatatatatatatatatatatatatatatatatatatatatatacatatatatatatatacatatatatatatatatatatatatatatatatatatatatatatatatatatatatatatatatatatatatatatatctgtgtgtgtgtgtgtgtgtgtgtgtatatatataaatatatatatatatatatatatatatatatatatatatgtgtgtgtgtgtgtgtgtgtgtgtgtgtgtgtgtatatatatatatatatatatatatatatatatatatatatatatatatatatatatatatatatatatatacatacatatatatatatatatatatatatatatatatatatatatatatatatacatatatatatatatacatatacatatatatatatatatacatatatatatatatatatatattattgtctttaaaTGGTTAGAGTattgaaaaaatagtcatatgcttgatattatatGTGAAGttcgtttttaaggatttttaaacttttatgaCACTAACATCAATCTAttatctcttagtgctttcgacaagataatggtattgattgcggctagtataatcataaatttatgGATGATATCTTACAAGTCGTCAAGAATGTTGGGGTAGGAAATATTGATgcggtatgtattttatattcgTAAATTATAATGTATATAATTAATGTTATGAAAAATCTAacgtattatatatatatatatatatatatatatatatatatatatatatatatatatatatatatatatatatatatatatatatatatatatatatatatatatatctatatatatatatatatatatatatatatatatatatatatatatatatatatatatatatNNNNNNNNNNNNNNNNNNNNNNNNNNNNNNNNNNNNNNNNNNNNNNNNNNNNNNNNNNNNNNNNNNNNNNNNNNNNNNNNNNNNNNNNNNNNNNNNNNNNatatgatatataatatatattatatatatatatatatatatatatatatatatatatagatatatatatatatatatatatatatatatatatatatatatatatatatatatatatatatatatatatatatatatatttatatatatatatatatatatatatatatatatatatatatatatatatatatatatatgttatatatatatatgtatatatatattatatatatatatatatatatatatatatatatatatatatatatatatatatatatatatatatatatatattatatatatatatatatatatatatatatataatatatatatatataatatatatatatatatatatatattatgtatatatatatatatgtatattatatatatgtatatatattatatatatatatatatatatatatatatatatttatatatatatatatatatatatatatatatatatatatatatatatatatatatattatatatatatatatatatatatatatatatataatatatatatatatatatatatatatatatatatatatatatatatatatatattatataatatatatataatatatatatatatatatatatatatatataatatatatattatatatatatatatatatatatacatatatacatatatatatatatatatatatatatatatatatatatatatatacatatataatatatatatatatatatatatatatatatatatatatatatatatatatatatatatatatatatatatatatatatatatatatatatgtatatatatatatatatatatgtatatatatatatatatatatatatatatatatatatatatatatatatatatatgtatatatatatatatgtatatatatatatatatatatatatatatatatatatatatatatatatatatatatacatatatttatatatatatacatatatatatatatatatatatatacatatatatatatatatatatatatatacacatatatatatatatataaatatatatatatatatatatatatatatatatatatatatatatatatatatatatatatacttttttctattatataaTTTAGGTTTATGCGACACTACAAGGCAAACATGTACTTTGACAAAAGAAGAAATGTGTGAATTGAAGGACAAGGTGGCCGTGTATcaatctattttttttgtttggtagAGTAATTACTTAAGATTTttgaatataaataaataaatatatatatatatatatatatatatatatatatatatatatatatatatatatatatatatatatatatatatgtatatgtatatatatatatatatatatatgtatatatatatatgtatatatgtatatatatatatgtatatatgtatatatatatatatatatatatatatatatatatatatatatatatatatatatatatatatatatatatatatatatatatatatatatatacacactttCGCAGTTGTGTATATAGatgtattatttatgatatGTATATTTGTTGATTATAATTCTTCGAGTGTGATGATTGGTGAATTTATGGTGATTATATGATGCTTTCAATTGTGTATATTAGTGATGAATATTATGCATTGGTTTATTAAGAAAacgaagaaaacaaaaatgcTAATAAAGCAGACATATAAACACCTACTGCACCTAACTCTTATACTAAATAACATAAACACCTATAGCACATAATATAAAATCCTACAGCACATAACATAAAATACCTACAACAAATAACCTAACCATATACAACACATAACAAAAATACCTACAACGCATAACAAAAACACCATATAACTAATAATAACCCAAACACCAACCGAACATAACCTAAATTCTTACAGGAAATAATCTAAACACCTACAATGCATAACACCTGCTTGGCACGTTCAGTTTGTTTAAAACACCTACTTGAGATACCGTGAACCTCTACGTGACGTATCCTAAAGGCCTACTTGAGGTATCTTAAACCCCTACCGAGTAAGCGTGCAATTAAACTACAATTTTccgtttttgtatttttgaaaaatataattggaCATTTCGATTGAGATCGTCTCTTTAAAAGAAGGTCTCTCACGACAATTTGTGATtgcgaaaaataaaaaatgataaaaggGTGGAAAAGTAGCAGTTGCATTTAACGGCAGTCTTATTCCTAAACTTGCTTCCTAGATTAACAAGACAATAGATAAACTCATAAATATGTAAATTTCCAATCAACTGAAATAATACTGACTCTGCCAATAATTCTGGTATAAAAAGTATAATGTACCTTAAAAGAATCCCTCTTGTTTTTAGTTATAGTCCCCGAGTCCAACAAATACTTGAACCAATCTGATAGTTGGTTCTTTGAATTtagggggcgtttggttgggggtcttaaggaaagggaaagggaatggaaaTACCCCATTCCCTTTGATGTTGTTTGGTTCCCATTTTGAATAATTTCGTTTCCCCCTTTTACGTTTTAGGTTTACCCAAATGAGGTAAAGCTCATTCCCCACCTCCCCCGTCACTTTGCCATTCCATTCCCTCCCTCATTCAGCAAGCTCTCCTCTCCAAACCCTACTAGCGTGCTGCCGCCATCGTTGCCATCTCCTTCCATTCGTCGCGCCTCGTTCATCTTCCTCAAGTTCTCATCTCTTCCTTGCGCGTCGTTCCTCCTGCTACTGCGCCATTTTTCTCACGCTCGATTTTGCTGCCGCCATTGTCAAATGTAAGTTACTTGCTGATTTGAATCTCCTTTCTCTTCACTCCCTTTCCTTCACTGCTGCTATTACTCGCTGTTGCGCCATTGTTCTTGTTGATTCTTTGTTGTACcgccattttttgattttgaatttgtgtTCAATCTCTGTTCAATTTCTGTTCAATCTAGTTGATTCTCTGTTGAATCAGATTCGTGTTCTTGGGATTTAATGTTGGGTTGTTGGCGTGAAAGATTTTGGTGAttaaagtttgaagtttgaagttcTCTGTTTCCTGGGTTGTTTAATTTTGATGATTCAATCTCTGTTCAATTACTTGCTGGGTTGTTTAATTTTTGATGTTCTCTGTTTCCTGAAAGATTTTAGTGAAAATGGTGACAATTGCTTGATTTAATTGTTCTGGTGATTATGGTGTTTTGGTGAATCTTTGTTCAATTagattaataatgatgattagtTCACATAATCCTGATTAATGTATGCTGTTTGTTGATAATGTATGCTGTTTGTTTTTGGATTTGGGTTTTTTTGTATGTTGTTTGTTTGGTTTTCAAGAATACATGGAAACAAGGTACTTGGTACTTCTTTGATGTTCTTATTGATGTTCATTTGTACAGAAAATGGCTAGCATTGGTACTTctttgaaaaggaagagaaattggGACTGTATTCGGTTCATAATTACTATGATTAATTGTGTTGCATTGCTACATTTGATGTTGTACTCGATGAGAAAAACTATTACGATTCCCATTATCTTAAGCTTGATAAAAAAACTAGGAGAAAAATGAGATTGCACAACTTGAATAGAATGATTAGAGAAAGTGACACTTTGTGTAGGAACTATCTTCGTATAAATCGATACACATTTGGTGTACTTTTAGAGATGGTTAGAGATATTGGTGGattaaatgaaacaagaaaCACATGTTTGGAAGAGATGGTTGCGGGTTTCTTGTACACATTAGCTCaccataagaaaaatagaatgatgGGTGCACATTTTTATAGAAGTGGAGAAACTATTAGTAAACAATTTCATGCTTGTTTGTTAGCAATCTTAAAGTTACATGCTATTCTTCTTAAGAAACCAACACCAATACAAGAGGATTGCAACGATGAAAGATGGAAATATATCAAggtaaataaaaaccaacactttaatttgagataaaatagagagactattacataatttaaagtgatattgtttgttttgtagaaCTCATTAGGTGCCCTTGATGGTACAATGATTCTAGTGAATGTTCCTTGTGATGATCGATCCAAATATCGGACTAGAAAAGGTACCCTTGCTATGAATGTATTAGGAGTATGTTCACCCGAGATggaatttatatatgtcttaccTGGTTGGGAGGGGTCGGCACACGATGGTCGGATTCTTCGAGATGTTATTTCTAGGCCTAATGGGTTGAAAGTTCCAAAAGGTAATTTGATTGACGTACTAGATTTTATTTGAGATTAACTTAGTaagagaataattttttttttaatttgtcaagatTGTTATTATCTATGTGATGGAGGATATACTAATGGAGAAGGATTCCTTGCACCCTATAGAGGGCATCTTTATCATCTTAGAGAATGAAATAATGGCCCCCGACAACCCCAAACCGCCGAAGAATATTTCAACTTAAGGCATGCAAAAGCTAGAAATGTGATTGAGAGATGCTTTGGATTACTCAAGGGAAGATGGGGGATTCTTAGAAGTCCTTCTTGGTTTAGTTTACAAACACATGGTCGAATTGTACTTGCTTGTGCTTTATTACATAATTTGGTAAAGAGATACATGCTTGCAGAATTTGATGATGAGGACTTGTTTGAGGAAAATGATAGTGATTataatgatggtgatgataatgatggtgatgataatgaggaagatgatgtgGAGTACATAACCTCCGTTGCTGTAACCGATCCATGGACGAATTTTCGAAATAGAATGGCCCAATATATGTTCAATGATTGGAGGGCTAGACAACGCAGACTTACTTTGTGatgttattcatttttatttaaaacctCCATTTCTTGTATTTGAACTTCAGACTTGTATGTTTATTTCttgtattgaatatttgttgGTTCATTCCATTTTTATATACATGCAATTTTATTTACTATGATCAGTATGgttcaattttgtttatttgtattgAATGTTATAGAGGATGGATGAAAGTAGTGCTAGTGGAGGTGGAAGGGGAAAAAACAAACGATTTTGGACTGCCCAAGAAGATAAGGCTCTAGTGGAAGCATTGTCAGAGTTAGCTGTTGATCCTCACTGGAGGTGTGAAAATGGATTTAGAAGCGGCTACATGGTTCGCTTAGAGGAGCTCATAGGTAAGGCTCTTCCTGGTTGTGGTTTGAAGGCTCTGCCACACATTGATTCTCGACTTAAGACACTTGTAGCCAAGTTTAGGgctatttctcaaatgttaaataCAAGTGGATTTGTCtgggatgatgaaaaaaaaataatttctgtAGATCGGGCTGTTTATGACGAGTTTTGAAAGGTATGCCAACCTTTGTACATTTGAGATTGTTTACTATGAACAGTATGGTTCAATTATGTTTGAGATTGTTTGATGATGTTGTACATTTGAATGTTTGGTTCAGAATCATCCGAATTGCAAAAACTTGTTTGGAGTTTCATTTCCGCACTTTCATGAACTCATGAATGTTTACGGCAAGGATTATGCTATTGGAAAACCAGCTGAAGATTATGTTGAAGCAATCAAAAATTTGCAAAATGTTGCCCCTCCACAAGTTACacttgattcaagtgatgatgagggAATTGATGCTAGTGGTAATGCCACTCAAACTGTTACTTCTCCTCCTGCCAAAAGGATGAAGACTGAAAAAACTTCTAAAAGAAGTAAGAGAGGAAATGCTGGTGAAGGTAGTTCTAATGAGTTGGCTAGCTTACAAGCATTCATGAAAGACATGAATGTTCATCTTTCAACTATGGCAAATGTGATGGCTCGCACTGATGATCGTGAGCAAAAAATAGTTGAACAGACTGAGAAAGTGTTAGAGGAactactctcttttaatttagaAGGTGTAACTCCTAACCAAGTTTTTGAAGTTGCTAACATTCTAACCTCACAACCAAACAAGCTCCTCATATTTTCAAAGTGTCCCGACGCTTTGAAAAGTGCTTATGTTAAGAGTCTTCTTGGAGGAAATAGTAATGCTTAGATCTAATGTTGTGGTTCCATGAATGATTTTGAAAGGACTAGAACACTTTTCGTATGTATTTTGATCTACAAACAAGTGattatatgtaattaatcgagctacgttgttattatttagagttatgttttttcaaaaaataagtttttcaagtttatcatataacaattacttatttttggagaaaatataaaagaatttaaaaactcaaattttgATTACTTAACTTGAAAAAGGGAATCATTCATcagttcattccgtttcctgaacacaaccaaacgactaggctaaattaggggaatccattcctttctccttcattccctttcctcattccattccaattcccttgtgcgaaccaaacgccCCCTTAATATTTACATTCTATTCTaactaaatatttcattttctcTTTAAAATTTCAGATCAAATGTCCTATTTTTTGTTTGCTTACTTTGTTCTTTATTTTGACTCCTTTGAGATCCAACTATTTAAATTAACTTCTTTTTTCTCCCTATAGTcccttttttctaaaaaaaaaggaTGTATTGTCAAATATgacatttaattagaataagAGGTAGCATAGGAGTGAAAAGCATGTAATGCGCAGCCAACAATGTATTTCCATTGTGGATACAAGTATTAACAGCCATATCAAGTACCATAAACTTTGCCCTGTCTATAAAGGAACACACCTTTTTACAAACCATACCATAATAGGTGTTGGCCTATCTCACTTTTATCCCTCCCTCCCACCCTTAATTCTCAAGCACTAATAATCTACTGCCAACAATTGATGTGATGAGCAACTTCCTCTTGTTCTGACCAAAACCAAGAGACGAATAATTATACAAGCAACAGCTACAAACTAACCCAAATATCTTCGCTTTTTAGTGATTTCTACTGAACGGCTGTACAAATGCATCAGGAACGATGCAGTTATCACGTTTCTGCAAAGGACTATAATGCACATAATGTTGCAGCGTCCTATAAGCAGTTTGATGCCCAACACAAGAAAGCTCAGAAGCTCTGTCCACTTCAAGAAATAGTGACTAACACGAATGACACTGGCAACTAACTCCCTGGCGTGTTAACTGGAGTCACTTCTGTGCAGCTGCTTGTGGGCTTTGAGGCTGTAGGCTGCCTACATTTTCCACACCATACTCTTCATGTATAGTGCCTAAGTCATTCCATTCAACTCCAGCTATCATTGAATTAAGGAATCAGATGCCATATCACACTCAGAAGTCTTAGAATGAGTGGACCAAATGATTTCTTTGTTTAGTGTTTTAACCAGTTCACCTTTGGAAATTTTATGACAAAGTTGATGATTAATCAGAAGCAACAGATTTAAAAAAGGATACAGTCTGTTCTCCACATGTCAGTAATGCTAACATCACCATCAGAAAGCAACCAGTAATCCGCATCACTCTGcagaaaacataaataaattttttaacataATGGCTTTGAAGATATCAACAGCTTTGAATAAGGAAAAAAGTCAAGAATTCAAACCAATGTCAAACATCtagaattattttatacatgaaAACACCTGCTTCCAAAATAAATCCTGTATAGAAGATGCATAAAGAATTTTGAACTTATTTTCCCATGCAAAATATCAGCTCAAAAATCAAACTTACATCAACTTCGGGCACTATCTTCATGATTCCACTCACAAAGTCCTGTGAATTGGCATCTGGATATAATCTTTGGGTCTCATGTTCTTGCATTTCTATTTCATTGCCTCTGCTTTCATTCTCTGCCGTGGCTGTTGTTTGTTCATTATAACTTGCGGTGCTTGGTAAACTTGACGGAGGTTCAGCACCGCTGATCTCCTCAAACTTCTCTTCGAATTGACTAGAATGTGAATAGAGAATAAGTTTGAGAATGACGATATTTAATAAACACCAAAGCTGGAGAGAAAACAAAGACCATGCAGGGTAGGGGAAGGGAAAGATGGAAAACCTAGAGCTAACTTTAAAAGTCGAgtaaatcatacaatttaatagaACAACTGGAGAATAACAAATGGCGATTTCCAATAGTTTTGTcaaatatagaagtattaatttAATAGGACTATTATTGATTGTGTGCATGACaaattattttcctaaatcatacaatttaataaaagaacTAAAAATAACACATAGCGATTTCTTAGAGTATTGCCAAATCGCAATTTAATAAAAGAATTGTAAAATAACACATCGCGATTTCTTAGAGTTTTGTCAATTATGGAcgtatcatacaatttaataaaagaactaaaaaataatGCATGGCAATTTCTTAGAGTTTTGCCAAATATAGAAGcgtcatacaatttaataaaagaactgaaaaataATGCATGGCGATTTCATAGAGTTTTGCTAAATATAGAAGTATTAGTTTAATAAGACTACTTATTGTATGCATGGcaatttattttcctaaatcatacaatgtaataaaagaTCTGCAAAATAATATATGGCGATTTCTTAAAGTTTTAccaaatcatacaatttaataaaacaattgaaatataacACAGTGATTTCTTAGAGTTTTTGCcaaatatagaagtattaatcTAATAGGACTATAATTGATTATGTGCAtgacaatttatttttctaaatcatACAGTTTAATAAAAGATCTGAAAAATAAGAGTTTTGTCAAATCttacaatttaattaaagaaatggAAAATAACACATGTCGATTTCATACAGTTTTGCcaaatatagaagtattaat
The sequence above is drawn from the Amaranthus tricolor cultivar Red isolate AtriRed21 chromosome 5, ASM2621246v1, whole genome shotgun sequence genome and encodes:
- the LOC130813374 gene encoding uncharacterized protein LOC130813374, producing the protein MRLHNLNRMIRESDTLCRNYLRINRYTFGVLLEMVRDIGGLNETRNTCLEEMVAGFLYTLAHHKKNRMMGAHFYRSGETISKQFHACLLAILKLHAILLKKPTPIQEDCNDERWKYIKNSLGALDGTMILVNVPCDDRSKYRTRKGTLAMNVLGVCSPEMEFIYVLPGWEGSAHDGRILRDVISRPNGLKVPKGNLIDGRWGILRSPSWFSLQTHGRIVLACALLHNLVKRYMLAEFDDEDLFEENDSDYNDGDDNDGDDNEEDDVEYITSVAVTDPWTNFRNRMAQYILRMDESSASGGGRGKNKRFWTAQEDKALVEALSELAVDPHWRCENGFRSGYMVRLEELIGKALPGCGLKALPHIDSRLKTLVAKFRAISQMLNTSGFVWDDEKKIISNHPNCKNLFGVSFPHFHELMNVYGKDYAIGKPAEDYVEAIKNLQNVAPPQVTLDSSDDEGIDASGNATQTVTSPPAKRMKTEKTSKRSKRGNAGEGSSNELASLQAFMKDMNVHLSTMANVMARTDDREQKIVEQTEKVLEELLSFNLEGVTPNQVFEVANILTSQPNKLLIFSKCPDALKSAYVKSLLGGNSNA